A region of the Meles meles chromosome 18, mMelMel3.1 paternal haplotype, whole genome shotgun sequence genome:
TACTCCACAGGGGAATGGGACTGGCTCCTGAACGCAGGGTCTCCACATGTGAAAGGAGGAAGGCTCTCccttcacaggcaaattcagCTTGGGAGCTAGGAATGAAGGGACGTGATTCTCTGACCTAGTTCGTCCCTTTAGTTGGCCTTTTTGTCTTAACAGATAAAACACccataaattcttttttccctGACTCTCCTTATTCTAGATTCCAGAATGACCCTGCAGAGGCGTATACTCCTGTCCGGTCTCAGCGTCTTTCCTCATCTGACCTGTGACTTCATCATGAAGTGCCTTTAGAAagaagcctctttttttttttttttaagattttatttatttatttgacagagagacagagatcacaagtaggcagagaggcaggcagagagagtgggggaagcaggctccctactaagcagagagcccgacgtggggcttgatcccaggatcctgggaccatgacctgagctgaaagcagaggcttaacccactgagccacccagacaccccaaaaagaAGCCTCTTGAAGGACCCTCCCCTGACCTCATGAGTTCGACCCTCTCCCAAATTCAGAGGATTGCTGAATCTCACTCATAGATCTCCCACCCAAACCCCTGACCCACAGCCTGCAAGGGCCCCGTCACCTACGACAAGCTCATGACACAGCAGCCCATGACGCACCTGCACCGTGGTGACTGAGCGCCTCCAAATGTCAGGGGCCATTCTGACAGCCACCGGGAGGCGGCCCGGCACTGGGAGCTGTCATTCTCCATCACGCCGGCTTCCGCCATTGGTGTAGATGGATTGGCATGGTATCAGATGCCCTGCCCCTCGCTGGCAAGGATATTCCATCCTGGCCACTCATCCGAGGGCATCCGCATCCCTTCCTCCCCTGGATCGCACCTGCACCCACACCTCCCAGAGCCCTCGGCAGCGGGCAGCCTGTTCACGTCTGCCCAAGGGAGCACTGGCACGAACCTAGAGGATAGTGAAGGCGAGTTTCTGGATCTGGGGTGTTTTTGGCAGTGGTGGCAGCAGGCACGGGTAGGCACCCACTCCGAGATTTGGTTCAGGTAGCGGAGTCCTGGCAGTGGGCCAGCGATCACGGCTTTCAGGAACACCTCGTGCCCCAGCTCATGGCCCCGCAGCCTCCCACAGGTACTACATCTGGGTCATCTCATACTTGCTCCTCTCATCCTTCCAACAGTGTGGTGGCCAGTCCCCCGCACTAAATCCCCTTGGTTTGCCGCACCTGAGGTGGTCTCTGTTCTCCTGCCTCTACACAGACTGCTGTCGTTCTCGGTCAGAGCCTCGGCCTCCGAGGAACGGTCCCTTGAACACAGGAACCCAAGCTCGCTTGTGTGACCAGATTGGACTGGGGCACAGCCATGACCTTGTTGctcctggggggaaggggacCCCAGAAGGTGAAAACTGCTGTTTGACATCTCTGCTAGTTTCGGGGAGGGGTGGAGGTGCCTCCTGAAGGCGGGGCCTGGAGACCCACCGGCTGCGGTCCCCAGTCAGTGACGGGGATGACTGCGACAAACACTCCGGTGTGGGCTGGATGCTGGGGCTGCAGCGGGGTCAGCAGAGACAAAGCTGTAGATTCAGTTCCAAGCGCGGGCACAAGACTGCAGAGCGTCCTCGGCAGCTGGGAACAGTCCGGCAGCTGCGGGATGCGACAAAGGACCATGGAGCCTGGAGCTCGATCTGCTGGGGGAGCGGGACAATGAGCCTCCACAGCCCCACCAGACTCCAATGGGGAGCTTAGGCCACTGCTTTGGAAGGAGCAGGACCCTGACAATAGTTGGGGGGACATTTGTGTGGACTTGAGCAAATCTGAGAAGCCGGCCCCAAGGAAGGAATGATGTGAGCGAATGAGTGGTTGCACGCTCCTTCCTAAGCCCCACCGCGCTCCAGGTGCACACGCGCCATCATCCTCTCGTGCCCAGCAGGCCCCCCTGCTCAGCTGTGTATCTTGTAGCTCAAGACAGAACCTACCTAACCTTCCAAATGAGCAGAGAAGTTGCCAGAAGagttatgtatgtatttttcttgGAGACCATCTGTCACGTAGGGTAGATAGTACGACCTAGAACCCTCCAGCCCAGCATCATCTTACAGAGAGAGCAGGGACTGGGTGTGGATCCTGGTGCTCTTGCTGTCCAACTCTGTGGGCTGTAGCCTAGTGACTCCCCCattgtgggcctcagtttcctcatctgtaaaacaggccTAAGAACTGGGATCTCATGGCATGGCCACGGCAATCAAGCTAGACAAGATTCTGAAGGGCCTTCCTCTTCTTCAGGGTAGCCCTGTAATCCCGAGTGGGAACTAGGAAAACTCCCAATCAGGGATCCCTCCCTCCTGGGCCatagggtggggggcagggagcgggACAGACACGAGGTGGCCACGTGGCCCTTGAGCGCAGCGCCTGGCTTCCCCCACGGGAGCATGCCTCCCTCCCCGGAACTAGAAACCCCAGGGGAAGGCTCTTCAGTGGGGACAGGGCCATGTCTAAGATCAGTAGCTGAGGAGACGTGACAGGACATCACAGTCTCTTCCCGGCAAACTCCGTCCCGCTGCTCCGCCGGCCCCATGCTGAGCGCATGGCCGTGGCCTCAGGAAGCAGGAGCTGTGACGTGGGAAAAGATGGCAAAGTCCCCAGATCCTGACGCCACTGAGCTCTTGCTGAGAGACCTCAGCTAGGCCCCGGGTGCCTGTCAGAGCCTCGCCTTCCCCACCAGAAAGTGGGGGCTTTGCTGCCCATTAAATAAGAGGCTGAACACCAGGGACCGGGACCGACTGGAGCACGCCTGccaagcctgcctcctcccctccttctcacACCCATGGCTCCTTAACCTGAACTTCTTTCCTCGTCAGTAAAATGGGGACCAATGATCTGACTGGAgcgggacgggggcggggggggaacaGTTGCCCCCCGCCCCATCCCACCCAGGCCCAAGAGCCCGCTGCACAGCTTCTAGAAGCAGTCCTGGAGCCCGCACACTAGGTCACATCTTTTATTGAAATGTATGCCATGCAATCTGTTCAAGAGTTTGAAAAATAACAGAGGGAGCAGATGTGGAGACCGGCCTCGGCCCAGACACCCCCTGGAACAGGTCCTGAGTAGGAAAGGCACATGACTTACCACCTGGCTTGActgggcaagagaaagaaagcccCCAAGCAAGACATGGCAGGAGAGCGCAGGGCCCGTGGGGCAATCTGCTTGCAGCGGGGCCGGGTGGCATTCCCACGCGTCCCCCTGCCCCTGCGGGTGGAAGCGGCCTACGTGACCTGCCTGCCGAGGAGGGGCTCCTGGAGCACCCAGGATGGGTGCGGGCAAGATGGGAGCGCCACAGAGTAGCACCGGGGTGAGGGGGGAGGCGGGACAGGCCGGTGGAGGTGGGCTGGGGGCCCTAGGGTCTGTGTCTGCTGCAGACCAGGGTCCCAGCCTTGGAGAGCAGGCTCTGCTGAACACTGGGGCCAGGCAGGCCGCTGCAGTGGGGCGGCGGGACTTAAGGCAGCCAGAGGTGAGGAGGCTCCAGGTGGCTCCTGCAGGAACTGGGGACAAGCTGTTCCCGGACCCAGGGCTGAGCCAGGTCCCCCAAGACCCTGCATGTCCCCTGGTTCAAGTACTGTTTTGTGTGCATGCTGGCCAGGTGTGGCATGTCACCTGTGGTTAAGAACACAGGTGCCGGCTGGGACCCATGGAGGACTGGGACAGGGCTGCTCTCTCTATGCCAGCTGGCTGTCTGCTCTGGTTGGCCCTGcttgccctgggggcctcccTGGGGTCCCGTGTGCTACTGCTGTGGGGCACCCTCCTGTGGCCTGACCAGGAGCGCCCTGGGGCCAAGTGCCCTCCCGGAGCTGGTTTGTGTCACCCTATAGGCCATGGAAGGAAAAAGCACCGGTTTTCTCGGCTACTGGGCAGTTTTCATGACTGAGTCTATATTTGGCCTTGGGAAGGCTTgtgtggatggggagggggaggggaaggggccccATAAGACCTCTGCCCCAGGAGTCAGGGAGAGAAGGCCCGGGGCCACTCTTGGGCCTACAACCCACTCTTTCCTTGAGCTGCACCAGGGATGGGACACCCCCAGCCTTTTGGAGGGGACTCAGCAACTGAGTCCCAGAGTTCTTCCTGGCTGCTGGCTACCAGCACAGCAGAGGCCCAGGGACGTTTGTGGCTCCTCTCTGTAGTTCTGTGCAAACAGAACTGAGGAGCATGGTGGGCAAGGCGAGGCATGCCTTCAGCCCTTGGGGATGGGAATTCTTAGAGGCCAGAGTGGGGCTGGGAGCGAGCACACAGGAGGCCATGAGGGTGCTGAGGATACTGCCTCTCCAGGGCTCAGGGACCCCTGTGGGTGGGCTGCAGGCACAGCCTGATCCAGCTGTTCCTGCCACTGGGTGGGAAGGGCTCTGTGCAAATGTCTGCTGAGGGGCTGCCGAGCTGCTGCGGAGGTCACGGGGAGCTCGGTGCCGAGAGTGGGAGCGAAGAGGTGAACGAAAAGTCAGAAAGGGAGGGGTCACTGTGGCAACCAGTgccccccagcacacacacctTCCCAAGCCCACCCCCAGCCAGAGGCCTGGAGGGGACACGGTACCCCTGGGGATATGCTGTGTACTGATGCCTCAGCCCCTAAGGGACTCTGATTCCAGGGTCGCCCTCCAGCCCCACTGAGAGGCAGGCATGGATTGGAAGGAGGGCACAGGAGGTCAGGACCCTGAGCCCTCACCAGCTCACAAAGCCTGCGGAAGGAGGGGTGCTGGTGTGCACCTCCCAGGCCATGGCCAGGAGAGCTGTCTGGGAGGGACCCTAGGATCCCAGCCAGGCAACAGAACATGTCGGGCCAGAAGCTAGCCACGAGAGAGAAAGGTGCTCCGACGTCCGATGTCTACAAAGGAAATCCCACCACATCACTGTTTCTTCCCCTTGGAGGTGAGGACGGTTTTGTGAGGACAAGATGCCTCCCTCCCACCTGAGCTCCAAAGGGACCTCTGTGAGAAAGCCCACCCTCGGGGGACCAAGAGGCTGgtaaaaggtggggggggggggcggggcttggTGCTCCGGTCATGCCTGGGGCTGGCTCCAGGCAGACGGGGCAAACAGGGATGGCGGCCACAGGGCATGGGGACCTCGACTTCCTGCACAGCTGACAGACGAGGGGGCAAGGAATTAAGGGAACAGGTACTGAGGagagaacacccagtgctccctccACTGGCCCCTCCACTGATGCATAGACCTGCACCGTGTTccgtgcatgtgcatgtgtgcgcgcacgtgtgcTCGTGTGTGCACGGGCGAGCCGCGGGGGTGCGCAGTCCACGCATTCCAGGCTTTGCCCCTGAAGGAGGGCTGCCCCTCACCTGGGCCCACCCCCCAGTGCCGGGGtgcaggagctgggggaagggaaggggctggTGGCAGCCCTGGGAAGTTGGCACGCGAGGTTTCTTATTGCTCCTCTCCACTCAGGCAATCCCCTCCTCGCCTACACAAAGGACACAGCCCTAGGTGGTGGCAGAGGGGGCCCCAAATCAGCCCCCTGCCGATCACAGAGCTGGGAACAGCAGGCAGGATCCAGACCGGCCAGAGGGACAGCCCTGGCCACTCTCCGGTCCTGGCTGCTGGCCCCCGCTGGCCTGCCCACGAGAGGTGGGGGTGGCCCCGTGAGGAGCCAGCCAGTGTCTGCGGAGTGGGGTCCGCCGGGACCTCCGCTGCCCGGCTTCCCCTTCACCGCGGTAGCTGGACCACTGCCCGTCGTCGGCCGGCAGCCTCTGGGGGCCACTGAGGAGCGTCCTTACAAAAATAACTCTGAGTCCATCCCCGGTGGGGAGCAGGTTTCCTGAGAGCACACGGAGGGCCGGGGTGAAGGCCGCAAGGAGAGGTCCGGCATGGAGGGTCCTGCCCCGCAGGGCCAGGGCTACGGCTGGAGGCGCTCCAGGTACTGTGGCAGGGGGTTCTCCTTGACGTACTTCTGGATGTACCAGCACGTGAGATGCGCCTTCAGGTCCTCCTCCACTACAAAGTCCAGAGCAGCCTGGCGGCCGGGGCAGAGAGAACAGCGGTCAGTGCCTGCAGCCCGCAGCCTGGCCCCCACACTCTCCCTGGTGTTCCCCTCCAAGGGCGGGAGCTGGCGCCCGCAGGCCGAGGGACGTGCTGCCACCACCCTCCTTTTGCAGtgggggaaaccaaggcacaaagCTGGGATACATTGCCCGTGGCCACACGACACCGAAGTGGACCAGGGGTCTGGGGAGGGCAGTCTACACACAGGCAGCCCAGTGAACCCAGCAGCAGTGTGGGCTCTGTGCGTCTTGAAAGGCATCAAGCAGACACTAAACCAAAGAAGCCCCAGCCCTGCACCACATCTGGTCTGTCCTGCACCCCACCCGCGAGGCCTAGCAGCCAGCACTCCCGCCCCGTCCGATCTCAGGGCCTCTGTGCTCACAAGGCCTACAACTCCGTTGCCTTCACCCTCCCGTGGCCACTCCTTCGATGCCTTGTCCTGGAACCTTACCCTTTGGCTGGGTCAGGGGTGCCCCAGGGCTCCCCGCACCTAGCAGAGGTCACATTTGGGTATGACAGGGCTCGCACAGCCGCTCAGGGGCGGTGGGCCGCGAGGAGGGTGCCACTAAGTGGCCTTCATCATGCCTGTGGCTGTTCTCACCGTGGACAGCGAGGGCAAGCTCGGGGTACCCCCTGCCCCGGTGCCTTGCAGGATGCCCTGCACATAGTTGGCGTTTAGTAAGTGCTTACTGAAACAAAGTGGAGGATGGCCTGGGTGAGGTTGGCTGGTCTGATGAGAGGGagcagcatttactgagcacctaccggGGACCCTGTGCTTACATGCCGGCCAGTTTGAACCTCCAGCTCCACACGCCCGAGCAGGCCTTGTTGCGTCTCACCATCCACACCCCAACTCAGGGCTCACAACCTGAGACCCTCAAAAGACAAGATTCCAGGCTATTCTCCCATTTTCACAGAAGAAATGGAAGGCCCCAGGAGGCAGCAGAGGCCACACGGTGAATGCCATCGCGCCCTCGGCAGGCAGGACTCAGGGGAGACATGGATGGGGTGTCTGGTAGATCCCACAGCTGACCAAGGCTCCCCAGAGTCAGGGAGGGGTGCACCCAGCTTCAcggcccacctcccctctccccaggtcAGTAACTCTCAGAGTTTCCTGAGGTACAATCCCCAGAGAGCAGCACAGAGGCTGGGCCCTGTTTCAAGGAAGAGGACAGCTATGTCTGCCATAGCCCCGCAGCCTGGGGGCACAGctacaggagggcagaggagggacgAGGCCCaaagtgggggtggaggtgggaagagcaggcagagggaagaacagGGGCCTGGAGCAGCCCTCAGAGCCATGCACGGAAGGCCATTCTCTGTCACCTTCCCCGCATGAAGCCCACATCTGTTCTCCAGCCAGCCTGGGTTTGGGGGATGGAGGGCTCAGGAGCGAGGAACGGGGCGCAAGCCACTGTACTCGGACATTCCCTTATGCGGTCGTTCTATTGgggtttactgagcacctattacTCACGTACCAAGGCCTGGCCAGTGAGCTCCTGATATCCAGCGGTGTCTGCAGCCCTGGAGGCTTAGCCCTATGGAACCCAAGGCCTGGGCCCACATGGGCTGCCCCCTGCCGCagaggagcaggggtggggagggcagagtgtGCCGCCAGCAGCTCCCCATTCGCAGCTGTAACATATGGCTGAGCTGGCACCGTCGTCAGCACTCTGGCCATGACACAGACCCGGGTCAGCCCCCAGGGCCATGGTTTTGCCACGTGCaggggcagccccctccccccagcctacCTTAGCCAGGTGCTTGGCGATGCCACGCCCGCGGTAGGCATCGGGGACCTCGGTGTGCTGCAGGTCCACGATCCGCTTGCCCACATACTCGTAGAGCAGGACGGCCCGGTCATGACATCCTGCGGGGGGGGGGACCGTGGTGAACAGGTGAGGCCCCGCACATGCTCGGGGCTTAAGGCAGGCAAATAGAGGGATGGGTGTTTGGGGCCAGGCTGCCAGTGTTGGACCTAGaatgacctctctgtgcctcaatttcctcatctgtaaagtgggggatATAATAATGCATCCTCCATTGTGTTTAGAACACTGAGGTCATCTCTGCACAATGTTAAGATTAGTGCCTGGAGCACGTTGGCCTTTCCCGTTGTAATTACCATCAGCACACAtcaccccccccaaccctctgGTTGTcctatctgtccatctgtcccttCACCCCTGTATCCAACCATTCCTTTCAACAGATGTTTACGGAGCCCCAGGCACTGTTTCTGATACTGGGACTCGGAGGCAAACAAGCCAGACAAAGAGCCTTGCTCTCATGGAACTGACTAGAAGGGGAGATAGAGGACAAACAAGAAAAGCAAGTTACTGTGCAGTGTGgcaaggggcggggcggggcggagggagTGCTGGCTGCAAACAGGAAGGAGCCGAGGGAGTCAGCCCTGGGATGTCTGGGAGAACCGTGTTTTGTCaggggaacagccagtgcaaaggccctgaggcaggagtgggTCAGATGTGTttgagggacagggaggaggctggggtggCTGGAGAATCATGGGCAAAGGGGAAGGCGGgggtgaggagggcagggaggtgaTAGGAGCAGGTGCTGTAGAGATGGTAAGTCAttgtgagcagggagccagaggagggccctgggcaggggagggacagaaggtgaCTCAGGATTTCATGGGATCCCTCTGGCTGCCCTGAGGGCAGACCCAGGGCAGGCACAGGAAGACCAATGAGACGGTTGCTACACTAGCCCAGGTGAGTGATGACAGGAACCCAGTCGCAGGCAGAAGCACTGGGGCTCAGGCAGGCATCAGACTCGGATGGTGCTGTGATGGTGTAGCTGGCAGGATCTGCCAGGGACCTGGACGTGGCAAATGAGAAAGAGCTCAGGACAACTCCCCGGTTTACCACTGTAGGCCACTATAAGTGTTGAAGGAAAAAGTAAAGTGGGTTGGGGGCGACACAGGGCCATTTAGCCAGAGGCAGTCCAGGGAGATCCCTCCAAGAAAACCTCGGAGTTGGGGGTgcctgagggaggggcaggctgagGACAGGGTTAGTGGAAAGGCCCTGAGGTTAGAAAACACAATTCACTGgctctaaaagaaaacatggcaATGCCaagtatctttaatttttaaaagcaaatagtCTTTCAGGTGTTTTGACTTTAAAGCTTCCTAGAGTTTGCTCCTGAGTGCTGCCTGGGCTCCCAGCCTACAGCGAGCATGGAAGGCTGACAGGCCAAGAGAGATCAATGACCAGACCAGGGTCTTACAGCAAATCGGTCACGGCAACAGGCTCCCATCCCATGTGGGAGGCTTTCTGTCTCTCCCCAAAGCTCCAGGAACAGGCTACAATTCATCTTCCCATTTCCAGATGGGAAACTGAGCTCCAGAGATCCAAGGGCGACTACGAGTCCCAGGTGAAGCTGGTACCCAGGCCTCCCGACCCTCAGCCTGGTCCTTTCTGCCCCACTTCAACAagcctcctctcccctgcctccaggCCTTTGCCTCCACGGTTTCTTCTGCCTGGGAGAAGGGAATGCCGTTTCCCTTCCTTGGCCCCaatcctgcctcctccccacacctCTGGATCCCCAACGTTTCCTCCAGACGTCCCCACTGTGGCTCTGCATTGGCCTCCGCAGCCACCTGTCCAGCTGTGTTGCATGGGACTTGGCTCCCGCATCTGTACCAGGGCACGAATTCAGCTCACCCAGCACAGGAGAGCAGAGATCAGGAGGCTATTTTGGGCCTGAGCTGGTCACCGGTCCCAGAAGGAGCTGCTGCATGACTGGCCTGGCCATTTAAGGACCCCCAAGCCCAGGGAGGGCCTACTGGGTGGCAGGCAGGGTTCAGAGTGCTGTGCCTGCAGTCCATGAAGAAAATGGCCTCCCCTTTCTTAATGGAGGAAGCCAGTTAAACAATACCCTCCTAATAACAGAACCTTGGAGGTGTTAGGCTGGAATAGAGCAGAGAAGGCAAATCCCATCTTCAATGGAGTCTACAGGGAGGCCTTTTTTGAGCAAAGACCTGGAGGAGGTGAATGAGCCGATCTCAAAGGAGATGTGGGGGATGACCTGTCCAGGTGCCAaggacagcatgtgcaaaggccctgaggtggaatGTTGGAGGATCAGTGAATGGGTGGGGCTGAACCCAAATGAGGGCGGGAGAGCAGTAGGAAGCCACGCTGGGATCCTGGCTTTCCCGGGCTGGCCTTTGGGGAGATGACAGGCAGCTCACACCTGTGGGGTCCTGCCACACTGTCCTGTGCTCAGCTCTCTGCACACGTTATCTTCTCACCACAATCTTACAAAGTGGGTATGATTCTTACAGCCCtgtttacagatggggaaactgaggccctaaGAGGCAGTTGTACATCCTGGCAGCACGTGGGGCTGAGCTCACTTAGAGCTTTCTGGccgaaagaaagacaaaaaggcaTCTGGGGTCACCGGGATGGACGTGGCCTATTTGTGAGGGGAAAAGCTCTCTAGTGAACCCTGCCAGTGGCCAGGTCACAGCACTCTACATGGGGAGACACCAGACCCTTAGTGGACTATCTTGGCGTACCTGGCCTATGGTCCCATACCCATTTCGGCCTTAGAAGGGTAGCAAAAGTCACCTTGCCCCAATCACCCACATCTGACATGGCCCAGTCCACCCCCATCCACATGCAAGGGGCCCGAGCCAGCACGGCTGGGAGGCACCGAGGGCAGAGCCTGGGGGTTTACCCGGGCAAGTCCATCCCCACATGGAGCGAGGCCCCTCACTGCACCATGcatcctctcccaccctccctgctcAGGAACACTGCTCTAGGCAGGCATCATTGGGGCACTATGGGGTGGCGACATGGGGTCATGTAGGGGCGTTGTATCCAGGACTGGGATCTGAAAGCCACGAAATTGGTGCCTTGCTTTCAGTCCTGCTGCCTTTGGGGATGCCGAAGGAGGTCAGAAGTAACTACTAACTCTCTGgggcctcagtcttcccatctgcAACATGGGGACAGAGAGGATGCGGAAAGCACCCCTAGGACCTCCAGatgaccctcctccctgcagcaCATGGGACAGTCAGCCCTggctgggaagggagaggaaaggccAAGGAAGGGCCCTCCCGGGGATGGGGGCTCAATTCTGGCTTAGATGCCTCCTGGCTGTGTGCCCTGCTTTCCCCACCTATGACATGGCAAGGCACAAGCTAGTGTTTTAGAATGTGGGTGTAGGCAACAAGCCTGGGCTCCAGCATTGTCTCACACTCCACGTCAGTAAAAGCCATCCACACTTCCTTCTCCATCTATCCAGGACTGGGACATTTCTCCCCAGCCCTGCTCACGATGTCCGGACTTCTGCAGTAGTTACCTCCCTGCTCTGTCTTGCCTCACACAGTCTGCTCCCCTGGGAGCAGTCAGAAGGACCCTGGGACATCCCCGTCCAGCCTCTGCTCAGGACCTTCCCAGGCACCCACCTCACTGGGAGTCAAAGCCAAGTCCTCACTACGGCTTTTGTGGCCCCATACCACCAGCCCCCCCATGACCTCTTAACCTTATCTGCTGCGATCGTTGGATCCTCTCTTCTCCATTACTCCACTCTCTGTTGCTCTGGATACACACCAGGCAATGGAGGGCCTTTGGTCCCACTGCTTCTTCCTCGTGGCATGCGCTTCCCGCTGGAGCCTCCCCTCCTTGCCTCTTTTAGGTCTTTACTTAACTGGCACCTTCCCAGAGTGACCCTCCCCAACACCTAATTCTAAATAGCAGCACTTTCCCGGCATGCTTTCTGCTGCCCTGCTTTATTCTCACCAGGCCCTGGCTTTCTAGGACACTTTACACTTTATTTAGTGTCTGTCACCCCTCTGGACTGTCAGTCCGAGTATTCAGCACCAAGGGCAATGCTTGgcacgtagtaggtgctcagtaaggaCTGGTGGCATGAACCCCAGTTCATGTACCTCCAAGGTACAAGACCCTGAGCAACTGGGTCACTTTCCTGTGTCTCAGTACCCTCATCTGTAGAACAGGAAGAACAgtttcccctcaccccaccccacccatatGCCCACAGCCTGCCTGGAACACAAGGACTTCAACCCAGCTGCTCCAACCCTGCCCTCACTCACAACCAGAACTTGCTGGAAGCTTATCAGCACAGCCCTGCCAGGGGGATGCCCCAGGGCCCACCCTGGGAGtcttggggctgctctggctCTTAGCTGAAGCATTTACCTCTCTCCATGGGTACAATGAGCCTGTCTTTAGGGCCTGCCCTGCGGTTCAGGAGACACTATGACACACTGTTCCCCTCTCCAGCTGAGGCAGAAGGGGGCCCAGACACCGATGAGCTCCCCCTGACTCCCCAAATACACATCCAGACCCCACCTTCCAGGCTGGAGAGAAGTTGGTGGCCTCCCACTCCTCCCTAGGCTTGGGTGGGGGATCCCCAGTCCATTTTATAGGTAGCcatttggggaagggaaggacacAAGTTTAGAAATATCGTGAGACAAGTCCAGCCTTGGCCACAGACAATTCCAGAGGGGGGCTGTCCTTTGGCTATACtgatttgccaaaaaaaaaaaaaaaaaaagaaaaaagaaaaaaaaaggaaaaccccaaacattcccattttcttctgtctctgtgaatgtATGGAGGAGCCTCTTGAGCCACGAAGGGAACCAGAGGCCTCTCTGGAACCTC
Encoded here:
- the NATD1 gene encoding protein NATD1, translating into MAHSAAAVPLGALEQGCPIRVEHDRRRRQFTVRLNGCHDRAVLLYEYVGKRIVDLQHTEVPDAYRGRGIAKHLAKAALDFVVEEDLKAHLTCWYIQKYVKENPLPQYLERLQP